A window from Kovacikia minuta CCNUW1 encodes these proteins:
- a CDS encoding CTP synthase, whose amino-acid sequence MTKFVFVTGGVVSSIGKGIVAASLGRLLKSRDYSVSILKLDPYINVDPGTMSPFQHGEVFVTEDGAETDLDLGHYERFTDTSMSRLNSVTTGSIYQAVLNKERRGDYQGGTVQVIPHITNEIKERILRVAKNTNPDVVITEIGGTVGDIESLPFLEAIRQFRKNVGRQNVLYMHVTLLPWIPSAGEMKTKPTQHSVKELRSIGIQPDILVCRSDRPLPSGLKEKISGFCDVPPECVITSQDARSIYEVPLILEQEGLANQAIDLLQLEQRPPNLTQWKTLVERLYCPTKRVEIALVGKYVRLSDAYLSVIEALRHAAIALDSELNVRWINSEDIQEYGAERYLADVNGIVVPGGFGIRGVDGKIAAINYARTHQIPFLGLCLGMQCSVIEWARHVAHLESANSAEFDPESCNPVINLLPEQQDVVDLGGTMRLGLYPCRLAADTLAFKLYQEEVVYERHRHRYEFNNAYRSLFIETGFVISGTSPDGRLVEIIELPNHPFFIASQFHPEFQSRPSQPHPLFRGFVQSSLGLALDDSSTEHSGRDRETHNRDSEAISGHERATFDAHSLDAPPVEVS is encoded by the coding sequence ATGACTAAATTCGTCTTTGTAACGGGTGGGGTGGTTTCCAGTATTGGCAAGGGAATTGTAGCAGCCAGTCTGGGGCGATTGCTCAAATCGCGGGATTACTCAGTGTCCATTCTGAAGCTCGACCCCTATATCAACGTTGATCCGGGAACAATGAGTCCGTTTCAGCATGGGGAAGTGTTTGTTACGGAGGATGGGGCAGAGACGGATCTCGACCTGGGACATTATGAGCGGTTTACGGACACTTCCATGTCCCGCCTTAACAGCGTCACGACTGGCTCAATTTATCAAGCCGTGTTGAATAAAGAGCGGCGGGGAGATTATCAGGGTGGCACGGTGCAGGTCATTCCGCACATTACAAACGAAATCAAGGAACGGATTCTGCGGGTTGCCAAGAATACAAATCCCGATGTGGTGATTACGGAAATTGGTGGCACTGTGGGGGATATCGAGTCCTTGCCATTTTTGGAAGCGATCCGCCAGTTTCGCAAGAATGTGGGACGGCAGAATGTGCTGTACATGCATGTGACGCTGTTGCCCTGGATTCCCTCAGCGGGAGAGATGAAGACGAAGCCAACGCAGCATTCGGTGAAGGAATTGCGATCGATCGGGATTCAGCCAGATATTCTCGTTTGTCGCAGCGATCGCCCGCTCCCCTCTGGTCTGAAGGAAAAAATATCGGGATTCTGTGATGTGCCGCCCGAATGTGTGATTACCTCCCAGGATGCCAGAAGTATCTATGAGGTACCGCTGATTCTGGAGCAGGAGGGGTTGGCAAATCAGGCGATCGACCTGCTGCAACTGGAACAGCGCCCACCCAACCTGACCCAGTGGAAAACCCTGGTAGAACGACTTTACTGTCCGACCAAACGGGTAGAAATTGCGCTGGTGGGTAAGTATGTCCGGCTCAGTGACGCCTACCTGTCGGTGATTGAAGCCCTACGCCACGCAGCGATCGCCCTCGATAGCGAACTCAACGTCCGCTGGATTAACTCCGAAGACATCCAGGAATATGGCGCAGAACGTTATCTGGCAGATGTAAATGGAATTGTCGTCCCTGGTGGCTTTGGCATTCGGGGTGTCGATGGAAAAATTGCCGCAATTAACTACGCCCGCACCCATCAGATTCCCTTTCTGGGATTGTGCCTGGGCATGCAGTGCTCCGTCATTGAGTGGGCGCGCCATGTTGCCCATCTGGAAAGTGCCAACAGTGCTGAATTTGACCCTGAATCTTGCAATCCGGTGATCAACCTGCTGCCAGAGCAACAGGATGTGGTTGACCTGGGCGGCACCATGCGTCTGGGATTATATCCTTGCCGATTGGCTGCTGATACACTGGCGTTTAAGCTGTACCAGGAAGAAGTGGTGTATGAGCGCCATCGCCATCGCTATGAATTCAACAACGCCTACCGGAGCTTGTTCATTGAAACGGGTTTTGTAATTAGCGGCACTTCGCCAGATGGTCGTTTAGTGGAAATCATTGAATTACCCAACCATCCATTCTTCATCGCCAGCCAATTTCACCCAGAATTTCAATCTCGCCCCAGCCAACCCCATCCTTTATTTAGGGGGTTTGTCCAGTCATCTCTGGGATTGGCGTTGGATGACTCTTCAACGGAGCATTCTGGTCGCGATCGTGAGACCCATAACCGAGATTCTGAAGCCATCTCAGGGCATGAAAGGGCAACATTTGATGCCCACTCCCTGGATGCTCCTCCGGTTGAAGTATCTTGA
- a CDS encoding histone deacetylase family protein: MLPIIYSDEFLHHETGYFHPEKPERLTVIKDALKAATWADRLEWRSPTPPETRPVMPILERIHSPRYIEAVRQLATTGGGYIDADTPVSPRTFEVALLAVSGWLDGIDHVLAADNPAFVLARPPGHHALSQMGMGFCIFSNAAIAAHYALEQPGIKRVAVLDWDVHHGNGTQAIVETNSQIAYCSLHESPQYPGTGAADERGLYDNVLNLPMRGGSTIKGYQSAFEQKVMPFLSKFQPDLLIVSAGYDAAAADPLGGILLNPEDYGLLTEYCLQLTRRIVFGLEGGYDLEAIAQAVTATIARCLV, translated from the coding sequence ATGCTCCCAATCATTTACTCCGACGAGTTTTTGCACCATGAAACGGGTTATTTTCATCCGGAGAAACCGGAGCGGCTAACCGTAATCAAGGATGCGTTGAAAGCAGCTACATGGGCCGATCGGTTGGAGTGGCGATCGCCAACACCGCCGGAAACCCGCCCCGTAATGCCTATTTTGGAACGGATTCATTCCCCTCGCTACATTGAGGCTGTGCGCCAACTGGCAACCACAGGGGGAGGCTACATTGATGCAGATACCCCCGTTTCACCCCGCACCTTTGAAGTAGCGCTGCTGGCAGTTAGCGGCTGGCTCGATGGGATTGATCATGTTTTGGCAGCAGATAACCCGGCATTTGTGCTGGCGCGCCCACCCGGACACCATGCCTTAAGTCAAATGGGGATGGGGTTTTGTATTTTCTCGAATGCGGCGATCGCTGCCCACTACGCCCTGGAACAACCGGGAATTAAGCGGGTTGCAGTTTTGGATTGGGACGTGCATCATGGTAACGGCACCCAGGCGATCGTTGAAACCAATTCCCAAATTGCCTACTGTTCGCTGCACGAGTCTCCCCAATATCCCGGCACTGGTGCCGCCGATGAGCGGGGCCTTTACGACAATGTGTTGAATCTGCCCATGCGGGGGGGTAGCACCATTAAGGGGTATCAATCTGCATTTGAACAAAAGGTAATGCCTTTCCTGTCTAAGTTCCAACCCGATTTGTTGATTGTCAGCGCGGGTTATGATGCCGCTGCTGCTGACCCCCTTGGCGGAATTTTATTAAACCCAGAGGATTATGGGCTATTGACTGAATACTGCCTACAACTGACTCGACGGATTGTGTTTGGGCTAGAAGGGGGATACGACCTGGAGGCGATCGCCCAGGCAGTCACCGCTACCATTGCAAGATGTTTGGTTTAG
- a CDS encoding DNA-methyltransferase codes for MRLTLRRRVVAPYRTVDGTPKDWQQTQNGNFRDTFPSNLWTDITIPFWSMPENTDHPTQKSEKLIAKLILASTRIGEIVFDPFLGSGTSSVVAKKLGRRYLGIELDEDYCLLTEKRLELAEADRAIQGYTNEIFWERNTLMAQKSRRSTVDEGEG; via the coding sequence ATGCGGTTAACATTGCGCCGTCGTGTAGTCGCTCCCTACCGCACTGTAGATGGCACTCCCAAGGACTGGCAACAAACCCAGAATGGAAACTTTAGGGACACGTTTCCTTCTAATCTGTGGACTGATATTACAATCCCCTTCTGGTCGATGCCCGAAAATACCGACCATCCCACCCAAAAAAGTGAAAAGCTGATCGCAAAACTGATCCTTGCCAGTACAAGGATCGGTGAAATCGTGTTTGATCCCTTTTTAGGGAGTGGGACTTCTTCCGTGGTTGCCAAGAAACTGGGAAGGCGTTATTTGGGCATTGAGTTGGACGAGGACTACTGCCTTTTAACGGAGAAACGTTTGGAGTTGGCTGAGGCTGATAGAGCCATTCAGGGATACACCAATGAAATTTTTTGGGAACGAAATACCCTCATGGCACAAAAAAGTAGGCGATCGACCGTGGACGAGGGTGAGGGGTAA
- a CDS encoding DNA methyltransferase: MNRTLELTSTDRTRLQSRLIQQVPATVLTELPQGTIQGNCVEWAACLPRGFVDLLILDPPYNLNKAFNRQKFFRQTVEEYTIWLDEIVSVLIPLLKPSASIYICGDWYSSASIFTVASTHFVVRNRITWEREKGRGARANWKNASEDIWFCTVSDDYTFNVDAVNIAPSCSRSLPHCRWHSQGLATNPEWKL, translated from the coding sequence ATGAACCGAACGCTGGAGTTAACCTCCACCGATCGAACTCGGCTCCAGTCTCGTCTGATTCAACAAGTTCCTGCTACGGTTCTGACAGAGCTACCTCAGGGAACCATTCAAGGCAATTGTGTTGAATGGGCAGCTTGTTTACCCCGTGGTTTTGTAGACCTGCTGATTCTCGACCCCCCCTACAATCTGAACAAAGCATTCAATCGGCAAAAATTCTTTAGGCAAACGGTGGAGGAATACACCATTTGGCTTGATGAAATCGTATCTGTGCTTATTCCCCTACTCAAACCTTCTGCCTCAATTTACATTTGTGGGGATTGGTACTCATCTGCTTCAATTTTTACCGTTGCCTCTACCCATTTTGTTGTGCGTAACCGTATCACCTGGGAGCGGGAAAAGGGACGGGGTGCTCGCGCTAACTGGAAAAATGCCAGCGAAGACATCTGGTTTTGCACAGTCTCGGATGACTACACATTTAATGTCGATGCGGTTAACATTGCGCCGTCGTGTAGTCGCTCCCTACCGCACTGTAGATGGCACTCCCAAGGACTGGCAACAAACCCAGAATGGAAACTTTAG
- the pdxH gene encoding pyridoxamine 5'-phosphate oxidase: protein MSLSIADLRRSYSLQQLNESEVNPDPIQQFQVWFDQAVAAQLPEPNAMTLATASRDGIPSARIVLLKGVDQRGFVFYSNYESAKGKDLAENPQAALVFLWTVLERQVRIAGTVEKVSDQETAAYFHSRPLESRLGAWASEQSSVIPSREVLEQRFQQLQRKYQNQEIPRPPHWGGLSGHSQSH from the coding sequence ATGAGTTTATCGATCGCCGATTTACGCCGTAGTTATAGTCTGCAACAGTTAAACGAATCGGAAGTTAATCCTGATCCGATTCAGCAATTTCAGGTCTGGTTTGATCAGGCAGTTGCCGCCCAGTTACCCGAACCCAACGCCATGACCCTTGCCACGGCAAGTAGGGATGGCATTCCTTCAGCAAGAATTGTGCTTCTGAAAGGGGTTGATCAACGGGGTTTCGTGTTCTATAGCAACTACGAAAGTGCCAAGGGCAAAGATCTTGCCGAAAATCCCCAGGCTGCGCTGGTGTTTCTGTGGACGGTGCTGGAACGGCAGGTCAGAATTGCGGGTACCGTTGAAAAAGTGTCCGATCAGGAAACCGCAGCCTACTTCCACAGCCGTCCTCTGGAAAGCCGTTTGGGTGCCTGGGCTTCTGAGCAAAGCAGTGTGATTCCCAGTCGGGAGGTGTTAGAGCAACGCTTTCAGCAGCTTCAACGGAAATATCAAAACCAGGAAATTCCCCGCCCGCCCCACTGGGGGGGGCTATCGGGTCATTCCCAAAGCCATTGA
- a CDS encoding pyridoxine 5'-phosphate oxidase C-terminal domain-containing protein codes for MHDRLRYRLNQGNWMVERLAP; via the coding sequence CTGCACGATCGCCTACGCTATCGACTCAATCAGGGCAACTGGATGGTTGAACGGCTTGCACCTTGA
- a CDS encoding dienelactone hydrolase family protein: protein MQITRRNIGLTVDDSLMRVYVAAPKPAGQYPGVLFYSDIYQLGRPITLLADRLAGYGYIVAAPEIFHRIEPIGTVIEPDDLGRLRGNDDARRTAIAAYDADARAVLDWLKNESGAHQEKIGAMGFCIGGHLAFRAALQQDVKATVCCYPTGVHNGKLGKDTADTLQRFSEIKGELLLVFGTLDPHVPEEGRKTVTQALETAGTSHKILVYEADHTFMRDDGYRYDPAITDAAWTEIVAFLKQAFQ, encoded by the coding sequence GTGCAAATTACAAGGCGCAATATTGGGTTAACGGTAGACGATAGTTTAATGCGGGTTTATGTTGCGGCTCCCAAACCTGCGGGGCAGTACCCTGGAGTTTTGTTCTACTCCGACATTTACCAGTTGGGCAGACCGATTACCCTCCTCGCCGATCGCCTGGCAGGATATGGATATATTGTCGCGGCTCCAGAAATTTTCCATCGCATTGAACCGATCGGTACTGTGATTGAACCGGATGATTTGGGACGGCTGCGCGGTAATGATGATGCCCGTCGCACCGCGATCGCTGCCTATGACGCCGATGCCCGTGCAGTATTGGATTGGCTCAAAAACGAGAGCGGTGCTCATCAGGAGAAGATAGGCGCAATGGGGTTTTGTATTGGAGGGCACCTCGCATTTCGGGCAGCCCTTCAACAGGACGTAAAAGCAACGGTTTGCTGCTACCCAACGGGGGTGCACAACGGCAAGTTGGGGAAAGACACCGCCGATACTCTGCAACGTTTCAGCGAAATCAAGGGTGAACTGCTGCTTGTATTTGGCACCCTCGATCCCCATGTTCCAGAGGAAGGTCGAAAAACCGTTACCCAAGCCCTCGAAACAGCAGGCACAAGCCACAAAATATTAGTCTATGAAGCCGACCACACCTTTATGCGAGACGACGGCTACCGCTACGATCCCGCCATAACCGACGCCGCCTGGACAGAGATTGTGGCATTTCTGAAGCAGGCGTTTCAATGA
- a CDS encoding S-layer homology domain-containing protein encodes MGHWAEGFIQGLVSRELIRGFEDNTFRPEAPLTRAQYAAILAKAFDGALKKPATNFSDVPGNFWAAAAIQKVIQMGFMAGFPDGTFRPNQNLTRVQAIVALVNGLGLAGGVLDSLGVYGDRAQIPSYATSEVATATQRRIVVNYPNARQLQPMRDITRAEVVALIYQALVALNRAPAIASPYIVTADVPTTGAFIDIQGHWAANFILGLANQNLIRGFEDGSFRPDTSINRAQYAAIIAKAFNPPAKRDGINFPDVPATYWAKAAIDQAYRSGFISGFPDGSFKPDVNVLRLQILLSLVSGLGLPAADVSLLNTYTDLDKIPQNARSAIAIATQQGLVVNYPDVRQINPIREATREEVSAMVYQAMVRAGKAPPLNSPYIVVV; translated from the coding sequence GTGGGGCACTGGGCAGAGGGATTTATTCAGGGATTGGTGAGTCGGGAACTGATTCGGGGTTTTGAAGACAACACCTTTAGACCAGAAGCGCCGTTGACCCGCGCCCAGTATGCCGCCATTCTTGCGAAAGCGTTTGATGGGGCATTGAAGAAGCCAGCAACAAATTTCAGCGATGTTCCTGGCAACTTCTGGGCGGCGGCTGCCATTCAGAAGGTTATCCAGATGGGCTTCATGGCGGGATTTCCAGATGGAACCTTTCGTCCCAACCAAAACCTGACCCGGGTGCAGGCGATCGTTGCCCTGGTGAATGGGTTGGGGCTGGCAGGAGGAGTACTGGATAGTCTGGGTGTGTATGGCGATCGGGCACAAATTCCCAGCTATGCCACAAGTGAGGTGGCAACCGCAACCCAGCGGCGGATTGTGGTCAACTATCCCAACGCTCGACAACTGCAACCGATGCGGGATATTACCCGGGCAGAGGTTGTGGCACTCATCTACCAGGCACTGGTTGCCCTCAATCGGGCACCTGCGATCGCTTCTCCTTACATTGTCACAGCAGATGTTCCGACGACTGGCGCATTTATTGATATTCAGGGACACTGGGCAGCAAATTTCATTCTGGGACTTGCTAATCAAAACCTGATTCGGGGTTTTGAGGATGGCAGTTTCCGCCCTGATACCAGCATCAATCGGGCGCAGTATGCTGCCATCATTGCTAAGGCTTTTAACCCCCCTGCCAAACGAGATGGAATTAATTTTCCAGATGTCCCGGCAACTTATTGGGCAAAAGCGGCGATCGATCAGGCCTATCGGAGCGGGTTTATCTCTGGTTTTCCAGACGGCAGCTTCAAACCAGATGTCAATGTCTTGCGACTCCAGATTCTGTTGTCTTTGGTCAGCGGTCTAGGGCTACCTGCCGCTGATGTTTCCCTCCTCAATACCTATACTGACCTGGATAAAATTCCGCAAAATGCCCGCAGCGCAATTGCGATCGCAACACAGCAGGGTTTAGTCGTGAACTACCCGGATGTCCGCCAGATCAACCCGATTCGGGAGGCAACCCGGGAAGAAGTCTCAGCGATGGTTTATCAAGCAATGGTTCGGGCGGGAAAAGCACCCCCGCTCAACTCACCTTACATTGTGGTGGTGTGA
- a CDS encoding DUF1565 domain-containing protein, producing MVQSGTSTTLYVNPATGNDAGSGTQAIPFKTIAQALRQAKSGTTIQLAPGTYNAASGETFPLTVPSGVAVVGNETSKGQGILVTGSGKYLSKTFANQNVTFQLETNAQLRGVTVTNQEIRGTAVWVESANPTIANNTFVNNKREGVFATGSASPMVSDNVAIQNASNGFTIVRNAKGEWRRNVCQKTGFGFAISDSAAPLLVDNRVIENRSGIVINRECRPVLRSNLVERNTEFGLVVTENALPDIGKSQDPGGNIFRANTEFDLQNATSLKILSVGNQLDPIRVKGAVEFAASEIPPPFPVPPTPTPPTPTPPTPTPPTPTPPTPQQDLPTLWGTGQRDLFRDW from the coding sequence ATGGTTCAATCCGGCACTTCTACAACGCTTTATGTCAACCCTGCGACGGGTAACGATGCAGGTAGTGGAACACAGGCTATTCCTTTTAAGACGATCGCCCAGGCCCTCCGGCAGGCGAAATCGGGGACGACGATTCAACTGGCACCCGGTACCTACAATGCTGCCAGTGGAGAGACGTTTCCGCTGACAGTGCCGTCAGGCGTAGCGGTGGTGGGAAATGAAACCAGCAAAGGACAGGGAATTCTGGTAACGGGCAGCGGCAAATACTTGAGTAAGACGTTTGCCAATCAGAATGTCACTTTTCAGTTAGAAACCAATGCCCAACTGCGGGGCGTAACGGTAACGAATCAAGAAATCCGCGGAACGGCGGTTTGGGTGGAATCGGCGAACCCAACGATCGCGAATAACACGTTCGTCAACAACAAGCGAGAAGGGGTTTTTGCCACGGGGAGTGCCAGTCCGATGGTGTCGGATAATGTGGCAATTCAAAATGCCTCGAATGGGTTTACGATTGTGCGGAACGCCAAAGGGGAGTGGCGGCGAAATGTTTGCCAGAAAACTGGATTTGGGTTTGCCATTAGTGATAGTGCCGCCCCTTTGCTGGTTGACAATCGGGTGATTGAGAATCGCTCTGGGATTGTGATTAACCGGGAATGTAGACCGGTGCTACGCAGCAACCTGGTGGAGCGCAACACAGAATTTGGACTCGTTGTGACGGAAAATGCCCTGCCCGACATTGGCAAAAGTCAGGACCCAGGCGGCAATATCTTTCGTGCCAATACCGAATTTGACCTGCAAAATGCCACTTCCCTAAAAATCCTTTCGGTTGGCAATCAGCTTGATCCAATCCGGGTCAAAGGGGCGGTTGAGTTTGCCGCCAGTGAGATTCCTCCTCCGTTTCCCGTCCCGCCCACGCCCACCCCGCCCACGCCCACCCCGCCCACGCCCACGCCCCCAACGCCCACCCCCCCCACCCCCCAGCAGGATTTGCCGACACTGTGGGGCACTGGGCAGAGGGATTTATTCAGGGATTGGTGA